One Acidobacteriota bacterium genomic region harbors:
- a CDS encoding GTPase Era, with the protein MPRKKSVPPPPPPPPSLKSGFVAIVGRTNVGKSTLLNQVLGKKVSIISDKPQTTRTRILGVHTTAAGQMVFFDTPGVHRPGHELNRQMVQHIHHALQSADAVLQVIDISESFGHGEQYVLDLVQAAGRPAVLAINKIDQVKKSRILEVIDFYRQRHAYAAYVPVSALTGDGVPALVGELFGLLPPGEFFYDESFITDSPDRFMAAELVREQVLQHTRQELPFSTGVMVDLWDEARRETDGLLRIEASILVERDSQKGILIGRQGGMLKTIGSAARREIEAYLGCKVFLGLFVKVEADWRNNIHILQQMGVVR; encoded by the coding sequence ATGCCCAGAAAAAAATCCGTTCCGCCGCCCCCGCCGCCCCCACCGTCGCTCAAGAGCGGCTTCGTCGCCATCGTCGGCCGAACCAACGTCGGCAAATCCACCCTGCTGAACCAGGTGCTGGGCAAGAAGGTCTCCATCATCTCCGACAAGCCCCAGACCACACGCACGCGGATCCTGGGCGTCCACACCACGGCCGCCGGCCAGATGGTGTTTTTCGACACGCCCGGCGTGCACCGCCCCGGCCACGAGCTGAACCGGCAGATGGTCCAGCACATCCACCACGCGCTGCAGAGCGCCGACGCGGTGCTCCAGGTGATCGACATCAGCGAATCGTTCGGCCACGGTGAGCAGTACGTGCTGGACCTGGTCCAGGCCGCCGGCCGGCCGGCGGTGCTGGCCATCAACAAGATCGACCAGGTGAAGAAGAGCCGCATCCTCGAGGTGATCGACTTCTACCGGCAGCGCCACGCCTACGCCGCCTACGTCCCGGTGAGCGCGCTCACCGGCGACGGCGTGCCGGCCCTGGTGGGCGAGCTGTTCGGCCTGCTCCCGCCGGGCGAGTTTTTCTACGACGAATCGTTCATCACCGACTCCCCCGACCGGTTCATGGCCGCCGAGCTGGTGCGGGAGCAGGTGCTCCAGCACACCCGCCAGGAGCTTCCCTTCAGCACCGGCGTGATGGTGGATCTGTGGGACGAGGCACGCCGCGAGACCGACGGCCTGCTCCGGATCGAGGCGTCGATCCTGGTGGAGCGGGACTCGCAGAAAGGGATCCTGATCGGCCGGCAGGGCGGCATGCTCAAGACCATCGGGTCCGCCGCCCGGCGCGAGATCGAGGCGTACCTGGGCTGCAAGGTGTTTCTCGGCCTCTTTGTCAAGGTGGAGGCGGATTGGCGGAACAACATCCACATCCTCCAGCAGATGGGTGTGGTGCGCTGA